One genomic window of Coffea eugenioides isolate CCC68of chromosome 1, Ceug_1.0, whole genome shotgun sequence includes the following:
- the LOC113767410 gene encoding zinc finger BED domain-containing protein RICESLEEPER 2-like — MILAHEYPFSMMEHVVFNKFMKAVSPFYKKINRQTVKEDCMSTYTIEKRKLKSLLKGPGRISITTDLWKSGQKIQYMVVTGHFIDSDWVLQKRVLNFCNVPPPHTGVIIADALSKCFIDWGIENKVSSITVDNASYNDVCIRRLREDFSLRKRLSIGGKIFHVRCCAHILNLLVQDGLGQLGGVIDVVREGIKYLNNSESRLLEFAKIKKQLQLPSRKLILDCPTRWNSTYLMLASGLEFKDVFPRYADIDPGFHYVPTDFEWMKVEEVCKFLGIFHEITDMISGTEYPTSNIFLVELYRIKELLNEKALDPFEHIRAMAGSMSAKFDKYWGESNVLLSLGAILDPRYKMFLINHAFPVIYGEDAAPRFMAEIRDILYELYNEYVDCHVVSHSEQQRQVVKRRQNEGSTSSSKKQKMTAPAVLTGKEKFHMHVSEIDRASPEKSDLDVYLEESRYACDARANLDVLGFF; from the coding sequence ATGATTCTTGCACATGAGTACCCATTTTCTATGATGGAGCATGTAGTTTTCAACAAATTCATGAAAGCAGTTTCTCCGTTTTATAAAAAGATTAATCGGCAGACTGTTAAGGAAGATTGTATGAGTACTTATACAATTGAAAAAAGGAAGCTGAAATCATTGTTGAAAGGTCCTGGTAGGATTAGTATTACAACTGATTTGTGGAAATCTGgtcaaaaaattcaatatatgGTTGTGACTGGTCATTTTATTGATTCTGATTGGGTGCTTCAAAAACGTGTGTTGAATTTTTGCAATGTTCCTCCTCCTCATACTGGAGTTATTATAGCTGATGCTCTAAGTAAGTGCTTCATTGATTGGGGGATTGAGAATAAGGTTTCTAGCATAACTGTTGATAATGCTTCATACAATGATGTGTGCATTAGGAGACTTAGAGAGGATTTTTCTCTAAGAAAGAGATTAAGTATTGGAGGAAAAATTTTTCATGTTAGATGTTGTGCACATATACTTAATCTCTTAGTGCAAGATGGTCTTGGTCAACTTGGTGGTGTGATTGATGTTGTTAGAGAAGGGATAAAATACTTGAACAATTCAGAATCTAGGCTTCTTGAATTTGCCAAAATTAAAAAACAGCTTCAGTTGCCCTCTAGAAAACTAATTTTGGACTGTCCAACAAGGTGGAATAGCACCTATTTGATGTTAGCTTCAGGTTTAGAGTTCAAGGATGTCTTTCCAAGATATGCAGACATAGACCCTGGATTTCACTATGTTCCTACTGATTTTGAGTGGATGAAAGTGGAAGAAGTGTGCAAATTTCTAGGAATATTTCATGAAATCACTGATATGATTTCCGGGACTGAGTATCCAACATCTAACATTTTTCTTGTGGAGCTCTATAGGATTAAAGAGCTTTTAAATGAAAAAGCTCTTGATCCTTTTGAGCATATTCGGGCAATGGCTGGAAGTATGTCTGCTAAATTTGATAAGTATTGGGGGGAAAGTAATGTGCTGCTATCTTTGGGTGCAATTTTGGATCCGAGATACAAAATGTTCCTTATTAATCATGCTTTTCCGGTGATTTATGGTGAGGATGCAGCTCCTAGATTCATGGCTGAGATTAGAGACATTCTTTATGAGCTTTACAATGAATATGTTGATTGTCATGTTGTTTCCCATTCTGAACAACAGAGGCAGGTTGTAAAAAGGAGACAAAATGAAGGTTCTACTTCTTCTAGTAAGAAACAGAAAATGACTGCACCCGCCGTTTTAACTGGCAAAGAAAAGTTTCACATGCATGTGAGTGAAATTGATAGGGCTTCACCAGAAAAATCAGATTTAGATGTTTATTTAGAGGAAAGTAGGTATGCTTGTGATGCAAGGGCAAATCTGGATGTTTTGG